One segment of Gammaproteobacteria bacterium DNA contains the following:
- the rlmN gene encoding 23S rRNA (adenine(2503)-C(2))-methyltransferase RlmN: MTDSATTRPDCREEVLNDAAGISVKTNLLDLDHEAMVDWFVQMGERSFRASQVMKWIHQRGVSDFSQMTDLNKSLRATLADIAEVKAPEILSENISADGTYKWLVRLQGGNCIETVYIPEAERGTLCISSQVGCALECSFCATGYQGFNRNLSVAEIVGQVWLAYKALGYHNEGRTKIPMESLSTSSLQSGRTKITNIVFMGMGEPLLNFDKVVKSINVMLDDNAYGLSKRRITLSTAGVIPALVRLRDVADVSLAVSLHAPDDELRNELVPLNKKYPIKDLLDACEAYVADSPRKKVTYEYVMLDGINDSIKQAKRLVSLLQGRQAKVNLIPFNPFPETDYKRSSQASIDRFRDVLVTAGLVTITRKTRGDDIDGACGQLAGKIVDKTRRQQKRIAMTARG, translated from the coding sequence ATGACCGACTCAGCCACAACGCGACCTGACTGTAGGGAAGAAGTACTTAATGATGCCGCAGGAATCTCAGTGAAGACCAATCTACTAGACCTTGATCATGAGGCGATGGTGGATTGGTTCGTTCAAATGGGTGAGCGTAGTTTTCGTGCGAGTCAGGTAATGAAGTGGATTCACCAGCGTGGCGTCAGTGATTTTTCTCAAATGACCGATCTGAATAAATCACTGCGCGCTACCCTGGCAGATATTGCTGAAGTTAAGGCGCCGGAAATCTTATCTGAAAACATTTCAGCAGATGGCACCTATAAATGGTTAGTACGTCTGCAAGGTGGCAATTGCATCGAAACGGTGTATATCCCTGAAGCCGAGCGCGGAACCTTGTGCATTTCTTCGCAAGTGGGTTGCGCTTTAGAGTGCAGCTTTTGTGCGACGGGCTATCAGGGTTTCAATCGCAATCTTAGTGTTGCTGAAATCGTTGGCCAGGTATGGCTTGCGTATAAGGCGCTGGGTTATCACAATGAGGGTCGCACTAAGATTCCTATGGAATCATTAAGCACTTCTTCCTTGCAGTCAGGTCGTACCAAGATTACTAATATTGTCTTCATGGGAATGGGTGAGCCATTATTGAATTTTGACAAGGTAGTGAAGTCAATCAATGTCATGCTTGATGACAATGCTTACGGCTTATCCAAACGACGTATTACCTTGAGTACCGCAGGAGTTATTCCGGCGCTAGTGCGGTTACGTGATGTTGCTGATGTCAGTCTTGCTGTATCATTGCATGCACCAGACGATGAATTACGTAACGAATTAGTTCCGCTTAATAAAAAATACCCTATTAAAGACTTATTAGATGCCTGCGAAGCTTACGTTGCAGATTCACCACGCAAAAAAGTGACCTATGAATACGTTATGCTTGATGGTATTAATGACAGTATTAAACAGGCAAAACGTTTAGTGAGTTTATTGCAAGGGCGTCAGGCCAAAGTTAACCTTATTCCGTTTAACCCTTTCCCTGAGACAGATTACAAACGCTCTTCACAAGCATCCATTGATCGTTTTAGAGACGTATTGGTTACAGCAGGCTTAGTCACGATTACGCGCAAGACACGCGGCGATGATATCGATGGCGCCTGTGGCCAGTTGGCAGGGAAAATAGTTGATAAAACGCGACGTCAGCAAAAACGTATTGCAATGACGGCAAGGGGATAG
- the ndk gene encoding nucleoside-diphosphate kinase gives MAIERTLSIIKPDAVGKNVIGQIYSRFEQAGLRIIAAKMTHLSDERAGDFYAVHKERPFYADLVAFMTSGPVMISVLEGDNAVLAHRDVMGATNPKEAAAGTVRADFADSIDENACHGSDAVTTAKEEIAFFFADEELCSRTR, from the coding sequence ATGGCGATTGAACGAACCTTGTCTATTATCAAGCCTGATGCAGTGGGCAAGAACGTAATCGGTCAGATTTATAGTCGATTTGAACAAGCAGGCTTACGCATTATCGCGGCAAAAATGACTCATCTTAGTGATGAGCGTGCTGGCGATTTTTATGCTGTTCACAAAGAACGCCCATTTTATGCCGATTTGGTTGCTTTTATGACTTCAGGCCCGGTCATGATCTCAGTGCTTGAAGGCGACAATGCAGTTTTGGCGCATCGTGATGTGATGGGTGCCACCAATCCTAAAGAAGCGGCGGCAGGGACTGTTCGTGCAGATTTTGCTGACAGCATTGATGAAAATGCTTGTCATGGATCTGATGCCGTCACTACTGCAAAAGAAGAAATCGCATTCTTCTTTGCCGATGAAGAACTTTGTTCTCGCACTCGTTAG